A genomic segment from Fusarium fujikuroi IMI 58289 draft genome, chromosome FFUJ_chr04 encodes:
- a CDS encoding probable DNA mismatch repair protein MSH2, with product MASRPELKLDDEGGFIRFYKSLPAVNQDTIRIFDRGDWYTSHGRDATYIAKTVYKTTSVVRQLGRNDNSGLPSVTMTMTVFRQFLREALLKLGKRIEIWQSPSGRMNWQCVKQASPGNLQDVEDDLGGQIESAPMILAVKISTKASEARNVGVCFADASVRELGVSEFLDNDLYSNFEALLIQLGVRECLIQIDKGEKEKDPELSKLKKIIDNCGVAIAERPAGDFGTRDIEQDLARLLKDERSTSLLPQTDLKLAMGSAASLIKYLGVLQDPSNFGQYQLYQHDLAHFMKLDAAALKALNLMPGPRDGSKTMSIFGVLNHCKTPVGSRLLAQWLKQPLMSKTEIEKRQQLVEAFYVDTELRQTLQEEHLRSIPDLYRLSKRFQRGKANLEDVVRAYQVVIRLPGFIGTFEGVMDENYKDPLDEAYTIKLRDLSDSLGKLQDMVEQTVDLDALDRHEYIIKADFDKSLRIIRKKLDQLDKDIRAEFTASAKDLGQDPDKKIFLETSHKVHGVCMRLTRQEAGCIRNNSKYQECSTQKNGVYFTTKKLQAYRREYDQLSQNYNRTQSSLVHEVVQVASSYCPVLERLAGVLAHLDVIVSFSHASVHAPESYVRPKIHARGEGQTILREARHPSSFLIITGPNMGGKSTYIRQTGVIALMAQVGCFVPCAEAELTIYDSILARVGASDSQLKGVSTFMAEMLETANILKSATAESLIIIDELGRGTSTYDGFGLAWAISEHIVKEIGCSAMFATHFHELTALADQYPQVQNLHVTAHIGGTSSAAASEADADAKREVTLLYKVAPGVCDQSFGIHVAELVRFPDKVVRMAKRKADELEDFTTKHEDLALQYSKQDVETGSAMLKRVLVEWKDKVKAGDMSREEQVAALKELVGANAELQANPFFQSVKAL from the exons ATGGCTTCACGACCAGAACTAAAG CTCGATGACGAGGGCGGCTTCATTCGTTTCTACAAATCATTGCCAGCCGTTAACCAAGACACAATCCGTATCTTTGACCGAGGAGATTGGTATACTTCACATGGTCGAGATGCCACATATATCGCCAAAACT GTCTACAAGACAACTTCAGTTGTCCGACAACTCGGCCGAAATGACAACTCCGGACTACCCTCGGTCACCATGACCATGACCGTATTCCGACAATTCCTTCGAGAAGCCCTGCTCAAATTGGGAAAGCGAATAGAGATCTGGCAAAGCCCTTCTGGTCGCATGAACTGGCAGTGTGTCAAGCAGGCTTCGCCAGGCAACTTAcaagatgttgaggatgaccTTGGAGGCCAGATTGAGTCGGCCCCTATGATTCTCGCCGTCAAAATCTCCACAAAGGCATCCGAAGCTCGAAATGTTGGTGTTTGCTTCGCCGATGCCAGCGTCCGCGAGCTTGGTGTAAGCGAATTTCTCGACAACGACCTCTACTCCAACTTTGAAGCACTCCTTATCCAGCTCGGTGTCCGTGAGTGCTTGATCCAGATCGACAAGGgtgaaaaggagaaggaccCCGAACTgtccaagctgaagaagattaTTGATAACTGCGGTGTGGCTATCGCAGAGAGACCAGCTGGCGACTTTGGTACCAGGGATATTGAACAAGACCTGGCACGTCTGCTCAAGGATGAGCGATCGACATCTCTTCTACCACAGACTGATCTTAAGCTTGCCATGGGATCTGCTGCATCTCTGATCAAATACCTTGGTGTTCTGCAGGATCCTTCCAACTTTGGCCAGTATCAGCTATATCAACACGACCTGGCACATTTCATGAAGCTAGATGCTGCTGCTCTAAAGGCCCTTAACCTCATGCCAGGTCCTCGAGATGGATCCAAAACAATGAGCATTTTTGGTGTACTCAACCACTGCAAGACACCAGTTGGTAGTCGACTCTTGGCACAGTGGTTGAAGCAGCCTTTGATGAGCAAGacggagattgagaagcgtCAACAGTTGGTAGAAGCTTTCTATGTTGATACTGAACTCCGACAGACACTCCAGGAGGAACACCTTCGATCCATTCCTGACCTCTACAGACTTTCAAAGCGCTTCCAGCGAGGCAAGGCTAACCTAGAGGACGTCGTCCGCGCATACCAGGTTGTCATCCGTCTACCTGGCTTTATTGGCACATTTGAAGGTGTCATGGATGAGAATTATAAAGACCCTCTCGACGAGGCATACACTATCAAGCTTCGTGACCTATCTGATAGCTTGGGCAAGTTGCAGGATATGGTGGAGCAAACCGTTGATCTCGACGCTCTTGATCGACATGAGTACATCATTAAAGCCGATTTTGATAAAAGCTTACGCATCATCCGAAAGAAACTTGACCAGCTTGACAAGGATATTCGTGCCGAGTTCACGGCTTCGGCTAAAGACCTAGGCCAAGATCccgacaagaagatcttcCTTGAGACCAGCCACAAGGTACACGGAGTTTGCATGCGTCTCACACGACAAGAGGCTGGCTGCATTCGAAACAACTCCAAGTATCAAGAGTGCTCGACACAAAAGAACGGTGTTTATTTCACGACCAAAAAGCTGCAGGCTTATCGTCGCGAGTATGATCAGCTGTCCCAGAACTACAACAGAACACAAAGCAGTCTTGTCCACGAAGTTGTCCAAGTTGCTTCCTCCTACTGCCCAGTTCTAGAGCGCCTAGCTGGTGTTCTTGCCCATCTTGACGTAATCGTTTCCTTTTCCCACGCCTCAGTCCATGCCCCTGAGTCGTATGTCCGGCCCAAGATCCACGCTCGTGGCGAGGGCCAGACGATACTTCGCGAAGCCCGTCATCC gtcttcttttctcatcatTACCGGCCCCAATATGGGCGGCAAGTCAACCTATATCCGACAAACGGGTGTCATTGCACTTATGGCACAGGTTGGGTGTTTCGTACCTTGTGCAGAGGCCGAGTTGACCATTTATGACTCCATATTGGCACGCGTAGGTGCTAGCGATTCGCAACTCAAGGGTGTCTCGACCTTCATGGCCGAGATGCTTGAAACTGCTAATATCCTCAAGTCAGCTACGGCAGAGTCCTTGATCATtattgatgaacttggacGTGGCACATCGACATATGACGGATTCGGTCTTGCATGGGCTATCTCAGAGCACATTGTGAAGGAGATCGGCTGCTCTGCCATGTTTGCCACTCACTTCCACGAACTCACAGCTCTCGCCGACCAGTATCCGCAAGTACAGAACCTCCATGTCACGGCGCACATCGGCGGCACTAGCTCAGCAGCGGCTTCGGAGGCGGATGCGGATGCGAAGCGCGAAGTGACGTTGCTGTACAAGGTAGCACCAGGTGTGTGCGACCAGAGTTTCGGCATCCACGTCGCCGAGCTGGTTCGCTTCCCGGACAAGGTTGTCCGTATGGCCAAACGCAAGGCAGATGAGCTCGAGGACTTTACCACCAAGCATGAGGATTTAGCACTGCAGTACAGCAAGCAAGACGTTGAGACGGGGAGCGCCATGCTCAAGCGAGTCTTGGTGGAGTGGAAGGATAAGGTCAAGGCAGGGGATATGAGCCGCGAAGAGCAAGTCGCTGCTTTGAAAGAGCTCGTTGGGGCAAATGCTGAGCTGCAGGCAAACCCTTTCTTTCAGTCAGTCAAGGCTCTGTAG
- a CDS encoding related to zinc transporter, whose protein sequence is MHTSALSLAGWGLVFSAASAAASNVHIAPRATQAPSTTAANPEVTTITGCHLHASGLYCFAGETEYLVDVKVTATTDVPSQYTDCHSHGSDMFCVDSDGADVSVQAEGAESEEDHAKEDEDHDHDHDHEEASGTGSAAAAGNTKEAENEHCHFHAGVEHCTGHSDSESSETESGSSSSACQPRRRDYDVGLRVGLLFVILATGALGVFGPILLHKMMPSKLNIVLIVLKQFGTGIIISTAFVHLYTHAFLMFGNQCIGELGYEATTSALVMAGIFLSFLVEYIGNRIVLAKTKASANLSGAERKSAWLSTEVVSVLVMEMGILFHSLLIGLTLVVAGDEYFLTLFVVILFHQMFEGIALGSRIATIGTSNDSHAPPVARISQDTSSAQDSDKAPASTETIPNEESTPVGLTMKKKLGLASLFAFITPIGMAIGIGVLQQFNGNDKSTLIAIGTLDAVSAGILMWVGLVEMWAADWMSGGHGHKAELADANLLTTILAGTGLVAGLVVMSLLGKWA, encoded by the exons ATGCACACCTCCGCTTTGTCACTCGCTGGATGGGGCCTTGTCTTCTCTGCGgcctctgctgctgccagcAATGTCCATATCGCCCCTAGAGCTACCCAGGCTCCCTCGACCACCGCAGCCAACCCTGAGGTAACTACCATTACAGGTTGCCACCTGCATGCCTCTGGACT ATATTGTTTCGCTGGTGAGACCGAGTACTTGGTAGATGTCAAGGTCACTGCAACCACAGACGTCCCTTCGCAGTACACCGACTGCCATTCCCATGGCTCTGATAT GTTCTGTGTAGACTCTGACGGTGCAGATGTTTCTGTTCAAGCTGAAGGTGCTGAGTCAGAAGAGGACCACgccaaggaagatgaagatcacgaccacgaccacgaTCATGAGGAAGCAAGTGGCACCGGATCTGCAGCCGCGGCTGGAAACAccaaagaagctgagaaCGAGCACTGCCATTTCCatgctggtgttga ACACTGCACAGGTCATAGCGATTCTGAATCCAGCGAGACCGAGTCtggttcttcctcttctgcaTGCCAGCCTCGGAGGAGAGACTATGACGTTGGTCTCCGTGTTGGTCTGCTCTTCGTTATCCTAGCCACAGGTGCTCTGGGTGTCTTTGGCCCCATCCTGCTGCACAAGATGATGCCCAGCAAACTCAACATTGTCCTCATTGTATTAAAGCAATTTGGAACTGGTATTATAATCTCTACCGCCTTTGTTCAC CTGTACACCCACGCATTTCTCATGTTCGGTAACCAGTGTATTGGAGAGCTGGGCTATGAAGCTACGACATCCGCTCTTGTCATGGCTGGCatcttcctttctttccttgttGAGTACATCGGCAACCGCATCGTTCTCGCAAAGACAAAGGCTTCAGCCAATCTCTCTGGTGCTGAAAGGAAGAGTGCCTGGTTGTCTACTGAGGTTGTCAGTGTTCTGGTTATGGAGATGGGTATCCTCTTCCACTCTCTTC TGATCGGCTTAACGCTCGTTGTAGCAGGTGATGAATACTTCCTAACCTTATTCGTCGTCATTCTTTTCCATCAGATGTTTGAAGGTATCGCTCTTGGGAGCCGAATCGCCACCATCGGTACTTCGAACGATAGTCACGCCCCACCCGTGGCTCGCATCTCCCAGGACACTTCCTCCGCTCAAGATTCAGACAAGGCCCCTGCTTCCACTGAGACGATCCCAAACGAGGAATCGACCCCTGTTGGTTTgaccatgaagaagaagctcggccTTGCCTCTCTTTTCGCCTTCATTACTCCTATCGGTATGGCCATTGGTATTGGTGTCTTACAACAATTCAATGGTAACGACAAGTCTACTCTTATCGCAATCGGTACCCTCGACGCTGTCTCCGCAGGTATCCTCATGTGGGTTGGACTTGTAGAGATGTGGGCTGCAGATTGGATGTCAGGGGGTCATGGCCACAAGGCTGAGCTCGCTGACGCCAACCTGCTCACAACCATTCTTGCCGGCACTGGTCTGGTTGCCGGcctggtggtgatgagtcTTTTGGGTAAGTGGGCATAG
- a CDS encoding related to subtilisin-like serine protease, with protein sequence MKSYNLLKVLLVAASVAVDVKAVNKPAVRSSRIGRASAGNTRKFIVEVEPMEGVVNVWQAHKVAMPKVEFSESGPSSSIRNYSIHHWTGVDKLHAAGIRGKGSTVAIIDTGIDYTHKALGGCFGPGCKVKGGYDLVGADWETHNERMHPKQPDNDPMDYQGHGTHVAGIIAAKNEWLTGVAPEAELLIYKVFSDDPWETDEETIMQALCDAYNAGVSTIMHKYVLLLTGNLKADVITSSIGQPNGWSDNPWAMLASRLVDKGVVVIASAGNEGEFGPFYSSSGAVGRGVLAVAAANVTTKPNANRTGEDLGPLPVYFTTWGPTNELLLKPDITAPGYMIMSTVLNQSYEELSGTSMSAPYIAGIAALFVGQYGGRAFNGAGFAKMLRDRIASSGTTLPFVNNRLMRKYKASPFQVGTGLVDAWKVLNYDTQLEYEPFSLMDTELFRPRWSFNITNTGGRAHEYSFKLEPQAGFNIYDPEYGVALLYAIEPKNIDPPVRLPHRVLIEPGETRELSVTFGLPDVDDDYLPLYSGKVLINSDHGEKLAIPYGETLAGAAYDTEKAFDNMFIVDPFVTDPDKDSAWSFNIDRDASDFIEIGSRTSYACDNLRWDIFEQGWSESLWTYPPRVGRHGFIGSATTMRDAEEFWFFDPTVNDPNDTLPFPLKRQSRGFHVFWWFGKLANGTRIAPGNYTSSALRQSKHLRSLGCHEQPYGQQYPGAAVQRYTQLDIEVQSTQVPGPEPWKGAPKKLTGNGSLLPCEDLALGLG encoded by the exons ATGAAGTCATACAATCTGTTGAAAGTCTTGCTGGTTGCGGCATCAGTGGCCGTTGATGTCAAGGCAGTCAATAAACCGGCTGTTCGTTCCTCCAGAATTGGCCGAGCGAGTGCTGGAAACACCCGAAAGTTCATTGTTGAAGTCGAGCCG ATGGAAGGGGTTGTGAACGTGTGGCAGGCCCACAAAGTGGCCATGCCAAAAGTCGAGTTCTCAGAGAGCGGCCCATCTTCATCTATAAGGAACTATTCTATTCATCACTGGACGGGCGTTGACAAACTCCATGCTGCCGGTATTCGTGGAAAGGGTTCAACTGTCGCTATAATTGACACCGGCATTGACTATACTCATAAAGCG CTCGGAGGCTGTTTTGGACCTGGATGCAAAGTCAAAGGGGGTTATGATCTTGTTGGAGCAGACT GGGAAACTCACAATGAGAGAATGCACCCCAAGCAACCCGATAATGATCCCATGGACTATCAAGGTCATGGAACTCACGTCGCAGGTATCATTGCTGCTAAGAATGAATG GCTTACTGGAGTTGCGCCCGAGGCCGAACTTCTCATATACAAGGTATTCTCTGAT GATCCATGGGAGACCGACGAGGAGACCATTATGCAAGCACTGTGTGATGCTTATAATGCGGGAGTAAGTACTATTATGCACAAGTATGTGTTACTGCTGACAGGGAATTTAAAGGCTGATGTTATCACCTCGAGCATTGGCCAACCCAATGGCTGGTCAGATAACCCCTGGGCTATGTTAGCCAGCCGACTGGTAGACAAGGGCGTCGTCGTGATAGCATCAGCTGGTAACGAAGGAGAGTTTGGACCGTTCTACTCCAGTAGCGGAGCTGTCGGCAGAGGAGTTCTAGCTGTCGCCGCTGCTAATGTTACTACGAAGCCAAATGCTAACAGAACTGGCGAGGACCTTGGGCCACTTCCCGTCTACTTCACGACATGGGGCCCGACCAACGAGTTGCTTCTTAAACCCGACATTACCGCCCCTGGATACATGATCATGAGCACTGTACTGAACCAGAGCTACGAGGAGCTGAGTGGGACATCCATGTCGGCCCCCTACATTGCAGGCATTGCGGCTTTGTTCGTGGGTCAGTACGGTGGTCGTGCTTTCAATGGTGCAGGCTTTGCGAAAATGCTCAGAGATCGCATCGCATCAAGTGGAACGACCCTACCGTTTGTCAATAATCGTCTAATGCGCAAGTACAAAGCATCGCCTTTCCAGGTCGGTACTGGACTGGTTGACGCCTGGAAAGTTCTCAACTATGACACTCAACTCGAGTATgagcctttttctttgatGGACACAGAGCTGTTCCGGCCACGATGGAgtttcaacatcaccaatacCGGCGGCAGAGCACACGAATACTCTTTCAAGCTTGAGCCTCAAGCTGGTTTCAACATTTACGATCCCGAATATGGAGTGGCTCTACTCTATGCTATTGAGCCCAAAAACATTGACCCCCCTGTGAGGCTCCCACACAGGGTCCTTATTGAACCcggagagacaagagaactGAG TGTTACTTTTGGGCTTCCtgacgttgacgatgattACCTGCCGCTATACAGTGGCAAGGTATTGATCAATTCCGATCATGGGGAGAAATTGGCTATCCCATACGGAG AGACCTTGGCAGGAGCTGCATATGACACCGAGAAAGCATTTGACAATATGTTCATTGTTGATCCATTTGTCACGGATCCTGATAAAGATTCAGC ATGGTCTTTTAATATCGATAGAGATGCGAGTGACTTTATTGAAATTGGCAGTAGGACATCATACGCCTGCGACAATCTTAGGTGGGAT ATCTTCGAACAAGGTTGGTCAGAATCTTTATGGACTTATCCTCCACGGGTCGGAAGACATGGGTTTATTGgttcagcaacaacaatgcGAGATGCGGAGGAATTCTGGTTCTTCGACCCTACTGTCAACGATCCGAATGACACATTGCCATTCCCGCTTAAACGACAATCACGAGGATTTCACGTCTTTTGGTGGTTCGGCAAGCTCGCCAACGGTACAAGAATAGCCCCCGGAAACTACAC CTCTTCGGCCTTACGGCAATCCAAGCATCTCCGATCACTGGGATGTCATGAACAGCCCTACGGCCAGCAGTATCCAGGTGCTGCCGTACAACGGTACACGCAACTCGACATTGAAGTACAGAGCACCCAAGTACCAGGCCCCGAGCCTTGGAAAGGGGCTCCTAAAAAATTAACCGGTAACGGAAGCCTGCTACCTTGTGAGGATCTGGCACTTGGCTTGGGCTGA